Genomic segment of Veillonella parvula DSM 2008:
CCGCAACGGTTACTTGATGGCCGTAGCTCCTACAGGTTCTACATCCAACATCGCTAATACAACAGCTGGTATCGACCCTATCTTCAAAAAATTCTTCATCGAAGAGAAGAAAGGTTCATTCACACCAAAAACGGCACCAGATTTGAACGACAAAACATTCTGGCTATACAAAGAGGCACATACAATCGACCAACAATGGTCCATCAAAGCTTGTGGCGTGCGTCAACGTCATATTGACCAAGCACAATCTTTCAACTTGTACATCACTCCTCAAATGAAAGCGAAAGAAATTCTTGACCTTTACGTAGAAGCCTACAAACAAGGGATCAAAACAATCTACTATATCCGTAACCAATCCCTTGAAATGGATGAATGCACAAGCTGTTCCTCCTAATATAGGATAGATACACGCTACATTCTATAATGCAATTTAAGCTATGGTAAAAGTTAAAGATATCATTGCCATAGTTTACAAAAAATATGCTCTATAACTAGAGAGCACTAAACCTGTGAAAGATACTTTCACCAACATTATAAATCTGATGACGACCTATAGCAGTATAGGTCGCATCATCGTATAAAGGAGCCCTACTATGGATAAAAAACTGATTTTCAACGAAAATGGTGACCGTGGCACGCAATCTATGATTGGCGGTAATACCACGAACCTTCGCGAGTGGAATCGTATCAAGTACGACTGGGCAAACCAAATGTACCGTACGATGCTCAACAACTTCTGGATTCCGGAAGAAATTTCCTTGAACGAAGACGTTAAACAATTCCCATACTTAACAGATTACGAGCGTCGTGCCTTCGATAAAATCATTGCGTTCTTGAACTTCCTTGATTCCATTCAATCTGAAAACTTGCCTAATTTGAGCCGCTATATTACAGCATCTGAAGTGGCATCCTTATTGAATATCCAAGCATTCCAAGAAGAAATTCACGCTCAAAGTTATTCCTACATTTTGGACACTGTAACAAATCCTATTACACGTGACAAAATCTATGATGAATGGCGTACAGATAAAACATTACTTGAACGTAATCGCTTCATCGCCGATGCATACCAACGATTCAGCGACGATCCTAGCGAAGCAAATCTAATTCATACAATCATCGCTAACTATATCTTAGAAGGCATCTACTTCTACTCTGGATTTAGCTTCTTCTACACATTGGCACGCCAAGGCAAGATGACAGCTACATCCACTATCTTCAAATATATCAACCGCGATGAAGTAACTCACCTCGTATTGTTCCAAAACATCATTCGCGAGTTACGCCGTGAACGTCCTGACTTGTTTACACCTGAACTAGAGGCGAAAATTACGGACATGATTCGTCAAGGTGCTGAAAATGAAATCGCTTGGGGCCAGTACATCACTGATGATAAAATCCTCGGCCTTAACAACGTTCTTATCGAGCGCTACATCAAATACCTTGCGAATATTCGCTTAGAAGCAATCGGCTTGCCTCATCTATATCCTGAAATCAAGGATAATCCAATGGAATGGATCGAAAGCTTCTCCAACTTGAATAGCACAAAAACTGACTTCTTCGAAGCTAAAGTTACAAACTATACAAAAGCAGCGGCATTTGATTTTGATGATTTAGAATAATAGACGTTATAAAATACAATATCTAAGGACGTACGAGCCAATAGAAAAGAGCTAATAGCTATAACGCTATCAGCTCTTTTTTCATGATTATTTAAACCATAGTTATGAGGAATTGCTGCAAATTTAAACAGCTCTCTCCTATTTATCTCTAAAAAAACAAAATACTATCATATCAGTGTATATGTTGCTAGAAATATAGTCCCCAAACGCCACCCTCGTTTTACAGTTGACACATGGTTATACATTGTAAATTGTATCAATACCTTTGTGCGCAAATAGGCCTACACCGTAGATTTTCATTCGCCCCATGAATGTATTCATAATAAGCTTGGTAAAAGCAAAAGTTTTTGTGTCCACCCTGTTTCAAACTACCAACTATTATCAGCTTTCAATCAATTCAGTTGTCCAGTTAGCAGACTGCAATAGATTGTCTAATAAACGTACTTGTTTTGCGATATGATCAGCTTCTTTTTGG
This window contains:
- a CDS encoding ribonucleotide-diphosphate reductase subunit beta, translating into MDKKLIFNENGDRGTQSMIGGNTTNLREWNRIKYDWANQMYRTMLNNFWIPEEISLNEDVKQFPYLTDYERRAFDKIIAFLNFLDSIQSENLPNLSRYITASEVASLLNIQAFQEEIHAQSYSYILDTVTNPITRDKIYDEWRTDKTLLERNRFIADAYQRFSDDPSEANLIHTIIANYILEGIYFYSGFSFFYTLARQGKMTATSTIFKYINRDEVTHLVLFQNIIRELRRERPDLFTPELEAKITDMIRQGAENEIAWGQYITDDKILGLNNVLIERYIKYLANIRLEAIGLPHLYPEIKDNPMEWIESFSNLNSTKTDFFEAKVTNYTKAAAFDFDDLE